Genomic window (Streptosporangium brasiliense):
GAACAGCGGATCGCGGCCGTTAGAGCGGCCACCACGGTGAGACGTCAGCAGCTCATAGCCGCATAGAAAAGTCTCCACGATTTCAGGGGATTGCCACTCGGTTACTCGGCACCCGCTCGGTGATCATCGTTTTGTGAACTACCCTCAGCGGCCAAGTAGCGCTGCGACAGATCACCGTCACCCCGAGATCCTTGACCGGCACTTCCCGCCAGCGCGGCCGTAGCCGTCACCGACGGGCACAGTCAGGAGTACGAGACGATTACCGAGCTCACGGATTTCAAGACCGAAGCGCTGTCCCGCCTCGCCGCCCAACACGACGAGACCATCTGTCTGCGCCGACAGGCTCACCAGGTTGCCGACGTCCACCGATTGCCGATCCGCGGTTCCGTCATCGAACCAGGTGACTGAGCACCAGGCGCTCAACGTTGCGCTGAATCAACGGATTGGCAACGGCCCAGGCACTGCAAGGATCATGTCGTGTCCCAGTTGCGCCAACGAATGACAGCCCTGATCTCCGAAGCCGGCTACCGCAGTGACGAACCGGTCCTGGTCGGGATGCAGCAACCCGGAGCGCCGCCTGTCCTCCTGGCCCAAGGGCTGACAGTCACCGGCGAGTCGGTGACCGCCACGACGCTCGTCTATGCGGCGTCGCTGTCGAAGCAGATGACCGCGGCCTGCGCGGCGCTGCTCGCCCAACAGGGGGCACTGGACATGGAAGCGCCCCTGTCACGCTGGCTGCCCCAGCTACCGGCGTGGGCCGGCACCGTCCGCCTGCGGCACCTCGTCCATCACACCGCGGCCCTCCCCGCCGACTCCAAGATCGATGCCATCATCACCGGCGAAGCCGACCGGACCACCCCGGGCATCATCCAAGCCCTCACCCAGTTCCCGGCCCTGAACCACCAGCCGGGCACCGAACACGTCTATTCCAACGCCGGATACGTCTGCCTGGCCGCGGTGGTGGAACGAGCGGCGGACATGCCGCTGCCCGACTTCGCCCAGTGCCATCTCTTCGTCCCGCTGGCGATGGCAGACACCCGCTACTGGCCCGGACCTGACCCCACGCCCCCGGGTGCCGCGCCGCTTGCCCGTCTTCATCCCGCCCCGCTGTCCCTGGGTGACGGAGGGGTATGGACGACTCTCCGCGATCTGCTGCGCTGGGGCCAGGCGCTCAACGCCGACGAACTCGGCATCTCGGAGCTCCTGCAGACACCTGGACACCTCGATGACGGAACGCCGATCGACTACGCCTGGGGCATCGGCGTCCGATCACACGCCGCACACCGCGTCTATCGGCACGGCGGAGGCTGGATCGGCCTGCGCGCCCTGCACGCGCGAGTACCCGATCTGGACCTGAGCGTGGCTGTCATAGCGATCAACGACCACACCGAACGCCGAGTCCCGCTCCTCAACAGCATTCTCGATGGGGTAACCCAACCTCAGCCTCTCAACCCGCTGAAGGATGAGCAGGTGTGAGTCCTACGGATATACCCCTGACCTGCTCTGATGTGAGGGCACCGCAGGACTGGTGCGCCGGTCAGTGGTGCGGTGGGCCGGACCGGGGATGCCGTTGACCTCGCCCGGATGCCTCACGTCAACGCTGGTCGGCGAGATCCGTTGGATGTTCCGCGATTACTACCGGGCCCCTGCCGGAGGCGAGCCGGCAGGTGGCC
Coding sequences:
- a CDS encoding serine hydrolase domain-containing protein: MSQLRQRMTALISEAGYRSDEPVLVGMQQPGAPPVLLAQGLTVTGESVTATTLVYAASLSKQMTAACAALLAQQGALDMEAPLSRWLPQLPAWAGTVRLRHLVHHTAALPADSKIDAIITGEADRTTPGIIQALTQFPALNHQPGTEHVYSNAGYVCLAAVVERAADMPLPDFAQCHLFVPLAMADTRYWPGPDPTPPGAAPLARLHPAPLSLGDGGVWTTLRDLLRWGQALNADELGISELLQTPGHLDDGTPIDYAWGIGVRSHAAHRVYRHGGGWIGLRALHARVPDLDLSVAVIAINDHTERRVPLLNSILDGVTQPQPLNPLKDEQV